In the Helianthus annuus cultivar XRQ/B chromosome 11, HanXRQr2.0-SUNRISE, whole genome shotgun sequence genome, one interval contains:
- the LOC110935681 gene encoding AB hydrolase superfamily protein YfhM — translation MAMDQIAHKFIQVNGLKLHVAEIGSESSPAVIFLHGFPEIWFTWRHQMIALAKAGFRAIAPDFRGYGLSDSPEEPEKASFTDLVNDTASILDSLAISKVFVIGKDFGAIVAYPLALQYPEKVAGIITLGLPFMPPGAFTEQFVLPDGFYPRRWQEPGRAEADFGRFDVKTVVRNIYILFSQSELQIAHENQEIMDLVKPSTPLPSWFTEEDIETYAAAFEKSGFRTALQVPYRTLNTVGSEVQDPKVEVPTTVIIGEAEYLLKIPGMGEYIKSGEVKKYVPNQETIYVPHGSHFLPEQFPDKVNELVINYLNCHKHLVVV, via the exons ATGGCGATGGATCAAATTGCACACAAATTCATACAAGTGAACGGGCTAAAGCTTCATGTAGCTGAGATCGGTTCGGAGTCGTCTCCAGCAGTTATTTTCCTTCATGGATTCCCGGAGATATGGTTCACTTGGCGCCATCAGATGATTGCCTTGGCGAAGGCTGGTTTTAGAGCAATTGCACCCGATTTCAGAGGATACGGACTGTCGGATTCACCAGAAGAGCCCGAGAAGGCCTCCTTCACTGATCTCGTCAATGATACTGCCTCTATCCTTGATTCTCTTGCCATCTCTAAG GTATTTGTGATTGGCAAAGATTTTGGAGCAATTGTTGCCTACCCATTGGCCCTTCAATACCCGGAGAAAGTAGCTGGGATTATAACACTCGGTTTGCCATTTATGCCCCCAGGCGCCTTCACCGAGCAATTTGTCCTCCCGGATGGCTTCTACCCTCGAAGATGGCAA GAACCCGGAAGAGCCGAAGCTGATTTTGGTCGCTTTGATGTTAAAACTGTGGTGAGAAACATCTAcattttgttttctcaaagtgAATTGCAGATAGCCCATGAAAACCAAGAGATAATGGATTTGGTTAAACCTTCGACTCCGTTACCTTCTTGGTTCACTGAGGAGGATATTGAAACCTATGCCGCTGCATTCGAAAAGTCTGGATTTCGAACTGCACTCCAAGTTCCCTATAG GACACTGAACACAGTTGGGTCAGAAGTACAAGATCCTAAAGTCGAAGTTCCAACAACTGTGATCATCGGTGAGGCAGAGTATTTGTTGAAAATTCCAGGAATGGGTGAATACATAAAGAGTGGAGAGGTGAAGAAATATGTGCCTAACCAAGAGACGATATACGTCCCTCACGGATCTCATTTTCTTCCCGAGCAATTCCCGGACAAGGTGAATGAACTTGTGATCAACTATCTCAATTGCCACAAGCATCTTGTGGTAGTTTAG